In the genome of Paenibacillus pabuli, the window TGGGTTTATTAACACCGAGTACCTGGGCAGAACCTGCAAGCTCATTGGTAAGCAGCTTGTTAGGAGGGATCTGCTGTTTATCGATTTCATTCACGTTAATATCAAATCCGAGCGAAGCCAATTTTAACATCTGTGTCGGACTGAGGTCTGTCTCGATATATGGAGCGACAGCTTCCAATATTTCAGGAATCTTGAAGAGTGAAGTCGTACTTTGCATCTTCTTGGCCAGCTCAGTCATAAAAATCCGCTGCCGTTCGGTACGCGTAAAGTCTGATGTGGCATCGTGTCGGAACCGGACATATTGAAGGGCGGTCTTGCCGTCCATATGCTGAAGTCCTTTTTTGAGATCAATATCGTACATATGTTTATCTGCTTTGCTGGTATAATACATGTCTTTCTCTACATCAATATCGATCCCGTCTACAGCATCAACCAGCGCCATGAATCCGATAAAATCGGTATACACGTAATGCTGAATGGGAATGCCGAGCAGGTCA includes:
- a CDS encoding LCP family protein, which gives rise to MLKKWLWGTSLTLALAIVGVIVYYGYSIVHFANSISTASETSTSDTNQNTDTPTNPVPKWEGKERVNILLLGGDTRGDDAGRSDSVMVASIDPVSKKAHLFSVLRDTYVDIPGHGKSRLNAAFSYGGAELTKQTVGDLLGIPIQHYVYTDFIGFMALVDAVDGIDIDVEKDMYYTSKADKHMYDIDLKKGLQHMDGKTALQYVRFRHDATSDFTRTERQRIFMTELAKKMQSTTSLFKIPEILEAVAPYIETDLSPTQMLKLASLGFDINVNEIDKQQIPPNKLLTNELAGSAQVLGVNKPKLQAYIQNLFEEDAKSSEDGSTKVPDSN